Genomic window (Pseudomonas sp. L5B5):
CCAGCTGGCCGTTGCGCCACTGGCTGAGGCCGGCGCGGTACTTGCGAAACTGCGCCTGGGGCAGGTTGCGTTGCACTTGCTGTGAGTCGTCGTCGGCGCCGAACCAGGTCAGGCCCTGGGCGTAGCTGGCATCCAGGTTCCATACCGCACTGTTGAGCCAGAACAGATTGAGCCCGGCCTCGGCCACGGTCAGGGTCGGGCTCTGGATCTTCAGGTGGGCCTTTTGCAGGTAGCTGTCCACATCCTTGTAGGCCAGTTGCAGGTTGGCGCTGAGCTGGTGGCTCTGGCCGCGCCACAGCACCCGGTCGGCGCGGCCGCTGACCATGTCGGTACGGCCACTGTTGTACAGGGTGGTGCGAGCCAGCTTGAGCGGCGCGCGGTATTCGGCATGGCTGGCGAACAGGCTGTAGGTCCAGTAGCCGTAGGGCACCGAATAGAACAGGCTGGAACTGCGGCTGTAGCGCGGGCCGTGGTTGAGGGTATCGCTGTAGTTCAGGTTCAACGCGTCGTTGAGCTGCAACGGGCTGTCGAGGTTGAAGTTGATCGACTGCCGGTCGCGGCCGGTGCTGGCACTGCCCAGGTTGTCCACGCCCAGGCCCAGACCCCAGCGAGCGGCGCTGCTGCGTGAGCGCAGGATGATTCGCGAGGCCCCGGGCTGGCTGCCGGGGGCGATGTCGGCGGTCAGGTCCAGCGAGCGCAGGCGGTTGAGCTGGTCCAGGCCTTGCTCGAGGTCGCGCAGGTTCAGCGGCTTGCCGAGCATGCCGGGGAATGCGCCGCGCAACGAGACCGGCAAGCTCTGGTCGGCCAGCTCGATGGCCTCGACGTAGCCTTCCTCTATCAGGATGTCCAGGCTGTGCCCGGCGGCAGGAGCGCTGGCCAGGTAGGGGCGACTGGCGATGTAGCCGGCTTCTACATAGAGGCGAGTGATGGCCGCCAGCAGCTGGTTGATCTGGTTGACCCCCATGCACGGCGCGATATACGGCTTGATGTAGTCATTGAGCCGGGTCTTGTCGAACAGGCTGGCACCCGCGATGCGAGTCCCGCTCAGGGGCCAGCAGCGTTCGTCGCTGGCGGTCTGCACTGGTTGGCTGGGCGCGGCCGGAGTGCTGCTGAAACTGCCACGCTGCATTTGCCGCTGGCGCTGTTCCAGTTGCAGTTGTTGCAAATCACGTTGCTGCTGCTGTTGCAGGCGCAGGGCTTCCTGGCCCGGCTGCAGGTCATCGGCCAGGGCCGGACCGAGATGGGACAGGCCGAACAGCAGCCCCAGGCACCAGCCGCCGGTGCGGGGGAGGAGAAAGCGAGCAGTGCGTGATGAATGGGGCACTTGGCGTCCTTACTGTAAAAAGACCAAGTGACGAACAACAGAGAAGCCGGTCAGCGGGCTCAACTAGTGACGTCGCTTTTAGTTCCGCCTATGAATAGGTGCGCCGTCGATATCGCTATCGGGGAACAATGTTCAAGGGCTCGAGAGTGACAGTTCCTGAGTGAGTACCGGGTGAGTCAGTGCAGTTTCAGGTATGACAAATAGGTTGAGTGAGTTGGCCTGGGAACGTTACAGCGCAGAGCGGAATTATTTTTTTTCGGGGGCGATCAGCGGGGAAATTTCCTGTTGAATTCGAGACTATCCGAAACTAAAAACTCTATTTGTACGTAAATTGTAAGTGCATAGAAGGCTAACTATTTTTCTCTTATGTCCTTGATTGGCGAGGGCTGCAGCTAAGGTGGCAAAATGCCAAAGGTCGGATGTCTGGTTGAGTGGTCACACAATTGTTTAATTCTGTGATGGAGGCTGAACATCTACTAATGGATTAAGGAGTGTCACTGATTAGTTAGAGTGTTCTAGTTGAGTAGTTGCTCTATTTTTACTGGTCCTGATGAAATTAGTTTCACTCAGGGTTTTCCCTAGATATGCGAACCTGGCTATTCGGCCCGGTTTTCGGTTAATTCAAAAAGTATCCACCCGCTAATGGCAGATGGCGGGGTAGGGGAATCCCTTAGTTGCCGGCGAGGTCTCGGGGAGGTTGCCGGGGCCCGAACGGGCCCTGGCGGGGAGGGTCATTGCGGGCTGGAACGGCCGGTCATTTCCCGGGCCATTTCGCTGGCATAGCTGTCGGTCATGCCGGCGATGAAGTCGATCACCCGCAGGAAGGACTGATGCAGCGGCCAGTTCGGGTCCGGTGCGTTGTTGCCCAGCAGATCGAGGATGCGCCGGTTCTTGAACGAAGGGCTCTTGCCGCCATGCTGTTCCAGTGCGGCGCCACAGAAGGAGTTGAGAAGGATCTCCAGGGTGGTGTACGCCCCGATTTCGTGCAGGGTCTTGCGCTTGTCCTGGAAGATCTTCTTGCGGGCCATGTCCTTGGCGTTGAGCACGCAGCGCTTGGCCGGGCCATGCATGTGTTCCACCAGGTCGCCCGGCAGGGTGCCGGCCAGCAGTGCATCCTGTTGTTCGACGAAGGCGCGGGCAGCGGCGTTGGTCAGATGTTCGATGGCCTTGCCTCGCAGGATCGCCAGGCGGCGCCGGCGTGAATCTCCCGGGCCCAGCTGGCGGTAGGTTTCCGGCAGGTCGTCGCCTACCAGGCCCAGCAGCAGGGACTCGACTTCGGCGTATTCCAGCAGATCCATCTCCAGGCCGTCCTCGAGGTCGATCAGGGCATAGCAGATGTCGTCCGCAGCCTCCATCAGGTACACCAGGGGGTGCCGGGCCCAGCGCTGTTCCTCCAGTTGGGGCAGGCCCAGCTTGTGGGCGATCTGCTCCAGCAACGGCAGCTCGCTCTGGTAGCAGCCGAACTTGTGTTTCTTGTAGCCCAGGGAGTCGGCATGGCGCGCAGTCCAGGGGTACTTCAGGTAGGTGCCGAGGGTGGCGTAGGTCAACCGGGTACCACCGTCGAACTGGTGATATTCGAGCTGGGTCAGCACCCGGAAACCCTGGGCATTGCCTTCGAAATTGAGGAAGTCCTGGCGTTCGGTTGCGCTCATCGCATCCAGCCAGCCACGCCCGGCCGCTTGCTGGAACCAGTGGCGGATGGCGTCCTCGCCGGAATGGCCGAAGGGCGGATTGCCGATGTCATGGGCCAGGCAGGCCGATTGCACCACCATGCCCAGGTCGCTGGGTTCGCACCATTCAGGCAGGGCCCCGCGCAAGGTTTCGCCCACACGCATGCCCAGGGAGCGACCCACGCAGCTGACTTCCAGGGAGTGGGTCAGGCGGGTGTGGATATGGTCGTTGCTGGACACCGGGTGCACCTGGGTCTTGCGCCCCAGGCGGCGAAAGGCGCCGGAGAAGATGATGCGGTCGTGGTCTTTGTGGAAAGGGCTGCGGCCAAGTTCTTCCGGGCTGTGCACCGGCTTTGCGAGGCGTTCACGGTTGAGCAGGGTCTGCCAATCCAAGGCGGGGTCTCTCCGAAGAAAACTGAAGTGCCCAGCTTCCGGGTTCCCGAACATGGCCGCAAGGGGGCGTGAAGCTAAATATCATCGGCTGCGCTCTGCGGTCGTCCTGGCGTTACTGGTCGCTCAGAACCCGGCCGCGTCGATGTCGATCAGCAGCAGGCGCTGGCCGCTGGCGAAGAACTGGCCCGCAGTCAGGCAATACTGATTGCTGGTGGCGTCGCGGTAAGTGCTGGACAGAATCAGCCGTCGTTCTTCCCAGCCCTCGGCCAGCAGGTGATAGAAGTACGGGCGCCAGGACCAGTTATGGCCGACATAGCTGGGGTCCGCCTGCCAGCGGCCGTCGCGCCACTCCAGGTTCGGGGTCAGTTGGGTGCCGTGACGGTCGCACTGGTAGAAGCGCAGCAGCCAGGGAAACGCCTCGACTCGAGGCAGTAGGTCCAGTGGCGCCTGGGCGGCGGCCCAGTCCTGCAGCAGGCTCATCCATTGCGCCAGTTCCTGGCGCAGTTGCATCAGCCGCCCACGCTCCTGCAGTTTGCCCTGTACATAGGCCTGGCGCAGGCGGGCGAAGGGCTGGACGAACGCGTCGCTGGCAAAGAAGCGCTCTCGGGCCTGGGCGAAGAGGAACCCCTGTATATAGCGCGATCCGCACTCCAGCGCGAAGTGCAGTTCGGCCTCGGTTTCCACGCCTTCGGCGATGATCCAGCACCCGGTCTTTTCCGCCATCTGCGCCAGGGCCCTGACCACGTCACTGCTGGGGCCGCCGCGAGCCGCCGCCTGGAACAGGCGCATATCGAGCTTGAGGATATCCGGTTGCAGGGCCAGCACCCGGTCGAGTTGCGAATAGCCGGCGCCAAAGTCATCGATGGCGATCCGTGCCCCTGCCTGGCGATAACGTGCCACCACCTGGGCCAGGCGCTCGCAATCGCCGTCAAGCTCGGTGATCTCGAAGACGATGCGCTGTGGGTCGACCTGGTTGCGCTGCAGTTGCTCGAGGCTCGGCAGGGGTTGTCCAGGACGCAGTTGGCTGATCCAGCGCGGGGAGATGTTCAGGCTCAGGAACCAGTCCGCTGGAGCCTGGTGCAGGCGGTGCAAGGCGTCTTCGCGAATCTGCCGGTCGAGCCGGCGCAGGGCGGTCGCGGGGGTACGCGGGTCGGCGAACAGCGGCCCGACCGACGCCAGCTGGCCGTCATGGCCGCGCAGGCGACCCAGGGCTTCGACCCCGGCGATGCGTCCGGTAGCGGTATCGATGAATGGCTGGAAGCAGGCGAGCGGTTGCCCGTCGATCACAGGGCCTCCTCTTGGGCAGCGGGTTGGCAGGGAAAGATTGCAGCCGGGGGCCGGCCCCTAGGTCAAAGGGGCCGATCCGGGTTGCTTAGCAAGAATGCAGCCAGATCGCGGCTCAGGACTTGCGCGACGAGCCCTGCATCACCAGCTTGATCAACGGCACCAGGCTGGTGCCCAGGCGCACCAGGCGAGCCAGGCTGCCGGCGCCACCGTTCTTGGCGCCCTTGCCGGTGATGAAACCCAGCAGCGTCACCACCGCCACGCCCCAGAGTGGAGCGTGCTTGATGCCGAAGCCTTCCTGCCAGTTCTGGCCCAGGTTGCGCATCCGCTGCAGGGGTTGCAGCATTTGCCGGGACTCATGGCGGATCTCCTGGCGGTGCATCTCCATGCGCAGGCGGATCAGGGCCTTGCGCATTTCCCGGCGCGAGGCCTTTTGCGGGATATCAGGCAGGTTCATGGCAACAGGCGCTCCCGATCATTGGCCAGCTCTTCGAGAGTGGCATGGAAGGGCGAGGACTCGTCGAACACCGCCGACTTCAGGCGCACGCCACAGAAGATCGCCGCCAGGGCGTAGAACACGCACAGGCCGACGATACCTGCCAGGCGATAGCTGTCCCACAGCAGGATCAGCACCAGTGCCGACAGCCCCACCAGCAACAGCAGGGCAAACACCAGGGCCAGCCCGGCGAACAGCAGCAGGCTCACGGTCCGCGCCTTCTGCTCCTGCAATTCGATGCCGAACAGTTCGACATGGCTGTGCAACAGGCCCAGGACTGCCGCCCCCAGGCGCCGCGAAGAAGCGCTCGGGCCACTGCCGGATGCGCTGGATTCGTCGATCGCCATATCAGCGCCGCGTCGCCAGAAGGCCAATTAGGAATCCCACACCGGCGGCGATGCCCACCGATTGCCAGGGGTTGGTCTGCACGTAGTCTTCTGCGGCCGTGACCGCTGCCTGGCCGCGCTGGCGCAGGGAATCCTCGGTCAGTTGCAGGGTTTCCCGGGCCTTGAGCAGGCTCTCGTGGATCTGCTCGCGCAACTCGTCGGCCTGGTCGCCGGCCAGGGTCGCGGTGTGTTCCAGCAGACGTTCCGTGTCACTGACCAGTGCCTGAAAATCCGCCATCAGTACTTCTTGAGCCGTCTTTGCCGTTTTGCTGGCCATGTTGATGCCTCCTTGGGTGGCTTGTGTGAGCTATGAGTGTGAGCCCCGAGTGAAGGTTCACTGTAATTGCCTGGTACAGCTTTTGCTTTGTCCTGGTGCGCAGGCCCCGTGGCCTGCGCTGAAAACGAGCGGGGCGGGCGTGCAAGCCGCGCCAACCCTGGCCAAATGAACCACCACCCCTGGCCATTGCCGTGCGTGCGGTTCGATGTGCAGCCTGCGGCGCGCCAAAACGGTTCACCGGATGTGCCCTTGGTGCGTCCCGGAGCCAACTTGGTGCAGGAAGCATGACGAGCGCTATGCAACCGGCTGCCATTACCGGATCTGCCTACTCCATGGAAAATCTGCAAAGCGCTGTGGACACCCTGGTCCACGGTTCCAACACGCTGTTCATCCTGATCGGGGCGGTCATGGTCCTGGCCATGCATGCCGGTTTTGCCTTCCTCGAAGTGGGGACGGTCAGGCAGAAGAACCAAGTCAATGCCCTGTCGAAAATCCTCAGTGACTTCGCCGTCTCGACCCTGGCTTATTTCTTTATAGGCTACTGGATTTCCTACGGGGTGAGTTTCCTGCAACCTGCGGCGGTGCTCAGCTCCGATCATGGCTATGGCCTGGTGAAGTTCTTTTTCCTGTTGACCTTCGCTGCGGCGATCCCGGCGATCATCTCCGGCGGTATTGCCGAGCGCGCGCGGTTCGTCCCGCAACTGTGTGCCACGGTGCTGATCGTGGCGTTCGTCTACCCGTTCTTCGAAGGCGTGGCATGGAATGGCAACCTTGGCTTGCAAGCCTGGTTGCAGGCGCATTTCGGTGCCGCTTTCCACGATTTCGCAGGTTCGGTGGTGGTGCATGCCATGGGGGGGTGGCTGGCGCTGGCGGCGGTGTTGCTGCTGGGACCGCGCCATGGCCGCTATCGCGACGGCAAGCTGGTGGCCTTCGCACCGTCGAGCATTCCCTTCCTGGCGCTGGGGTCGTGGATCCTGATCGTCGGCTGGTTCGGTTTCAACGTGATGAGCGCCCAGACACTGCAGGGCGTGAGCGGGCTGGTGGCGGTGAATTCGCTGATGGCCATGGTCGGCGGTACCGTGACGGCGCTGATCGTGGGGCGCAATGACCCGGGCTTCCTGCACAACGGCCCGTTGGCCGGGTTGGTGGCGGTCTGTGCCGGTTCGGATCTGATGCACCCGGTGGGGGCGCTGTTCACCGGGGCGATTGCCGGGGCCCTGTTCGTCTGGTGTTTCATCGCGGCCCAGGGCAAATGGAAGATCGACGATGTGCTCGGGGTCTGGCCGCTGCATGGTTTGTGCGGAGTCTGGGGCGGGATCGCCTGCGGGATCTTTGGCCAGTCCGCACTGGGCGGGCTGGGCGGTGTGAGCCTGGTCAGCCAGCTGATCGGCACGGGCCTTGGCGTACTGGTGGCGCTGCTGGGAGGTTTTGCCGTGTATGGCACGATCAAGGCCGTTTGTGGCCTGCGCCTGAGTCAGGAGCAGGAGTACTACGGCGCCGACCTGTCGCTGCACAAGATCGGCGCGGTCAACCAGGAATGACGATGACGCTGCTGCCCCGGGGCTGGTGATCCAGCACTGCGGGGCGTACCGCACTGGGCTCAGCCTCCCTGCAGGCGCGCTTCGCAGGCTTCGATCGCATTCTGTGGGCCGGACACCAGTACCCGGTCGCCTGCTTGCAGGCGCAAGGTCGGCCCCAGGGGCAGGTCGTGGCCGTGACGCTGCACGGCGCGGATGTCCACCCCCAGCCCCTCCAGGGCCAGGGCTTGCAGGGGCTGGTTGCAGGCATGGGCGTCGGCATCCAGGTTCACTGCGTGCATCTGGACGGCAGGGGGCTCGCGGTTGTCCTGGGTATCGCTCTGCCCGCCGTGGTAGAAGCCATGGAGCAGCTGGTAGCGGCTGTGGCGCACCTCGTCCACGGTGCGCTGCACCTGTTGTTCGGGCAGGCCCAGCATGATCAGTGCATGGGAGGCGAGCATCAGGCTGGACTCCAGCAGTTCGGGCACCACCTCGTTGGCGCCGGCGGCCTTGAGCTCCGCCAACTGGCTGTCGTCGCGGGTGCGCACCAGGATCGGGACGCTGCTGTCCAGGCGTCGGGCGGCCTTGAGCACGGTCAGTGCGATATCGGTCTTGTCCACTGCGATCACCAGCAAGCGCGCCCGCTCCAGGCCTACGGCTGCCAGCAGGTCGCCCCGCCGGCAATCGCCATAGTGCACGCAGCTTTCCGCCGCAGAGGCTTCCTGGACCCTGACCGGATCGTCGTCCAGGGCGATGTAGCGCAGCTGCTCGTGGCGCAGGAAGCGGCCGATGGATTGGCCGACCCGACCATAACCACAGATCAGCACATGGCCTTGCAGTTGGGCGTTCTGTGCGCTGATCTCCTCCAGTTGCGCCGCCTGGTTGGGCTTGCGGTGCAGGCGGGCGGTGATCATCGGCGCGGCCCGCAACAGCAGAGGGGTCAGCAGCATGGAGCAGAACGTGGCAGCCAGCAGCAGGCTGCTGATCTCGGAGGGGATCATCTGGCTGAGCTGCATCTGGGCCATCAGGGCAAAGCAGAATTCACCCCCCTGGGCCAGGGCCAGGCCGCTGCGCCAGGCGGTCTCGCCATCGCTGCCACGCAGCTTGAGCAGGGCCGCCACCACCGTGCCCTTGATCAGCAGCAGGGCCAGGGTGAGGCCGATGATCAGCAGGCTGTGGTCGATGAACAGCTGCAGGTCGATGAGCATGCCGATGCTGACGAAGAACAGCCCCAGCAGGATGTCGCGAAACGGCCGGATATCGGCCTCGATCTGGTGTCGGTAATGGCTTTCTCCCAGCAGCATGCCGGCCAGGAATGCCCCCAGGGCCGGCGACAGCCCCAGCAGATGGGTCAGCCAGGCGGTCAGCAGGACGATGACCAGGGCCAGCAGGACGAAGAGCTCGGCGGAGTGGGAGGCGGCGACTTCATGGAACAGCCGTGGCAGCAGCCAGCGGCTGGCCAGCAGCAGGCCGACGAACAGCACCACCGTCTTGCCCAGCGTCATGGGCAGGGCCCAGTACCAGGCCTGGTCGGTATTGCCGGCGAACACCGGGACCAGGGTCAGCAACAGCACGGCCACCACGTCCTGGAACAGCAGCACGCCGATGGCGTTCTGGCCGTGGCTGCTGAAGATCTCGCCCAGGCTGGTCAACTCCTTGCTGACGATGGCGGTGGACGACAGGGCCAGCCCGGTGCCCAGCATCAACGCCGAGCTCAGGGGCATGCCGGACAGGGCCAGGAGCGCGCCCAGTACCAGGCCGGTGCACAGCACCTGCAGGCTGCCGAGGCCGAATACCACGCGGCGCAGGGCGAGCATTTTCGACAAGGAGAACTCCAGCCCCAGGGAAAACAGCAGGAATACCACCCCCAGTTCGGCCAGGTCCGGCAGGTCCTCGCTGTCGTTGACCCAGTCCAGGGCGGTAGGGCCGACCATCAGTCCGACCGACAGGTAACCCAGCACAGGTGGCAGGCTCAGGCGTCGGAACAGCGCGATGACCACCAGTGAGGAGGCAAGAATGATCAGCAGGTTGGCAAACAACGGCTATCTCCGGACAAGGGGCGGGCAGGGCAAAGCGTAGAGGCAAAAAGGCCGGGAGGATCGCCCGAGCGGCAGGAAACCGTGCTGACCCATGTCATTCTTTCGCGAGAATGTCCCATCTTCACGAGCCTTCGCTATGCTCAAAAACTGTCGATGGAGGCTGTGCCCGGCAGGGTGCGGGACCACTCCTGCGAGAGCTGGGTGGAGCGGGCTGGCGCAGCGCGACCGAGCCGAAGACGCATGGCAGTGTTCAAGCAGCCTGCCGGGGCTGCGAGGTGGTCCCCTGGGGCCCGTCAGTGAGGAGCTGGAGAGGTTATGGAGCGTCTGTATTCACTGCAAGGGTTGCGTGGTGCCGCGGTGCTGGGGGTAGTGCTGTTCCACATGATGTCGGTGGAGACCAAGTATTCCGGCGGCGATATCCTGCTGCCGGTGTTCCTGGATTTCTTCCAGCTCGGGGTCGACCTGTTCTTTGTCATCAGCGGTTTCGTGATGGTGATCGTCAGCCGCGGGCGTTTCCAGAAAAGCGTCGAGACCCAGCGCTTCCTGTTCAATCGGCTGTCGCGGATCTACCCCACCTACTGGCTGTATTTCTTCATCACCCTGGGGGTGTACCTGTGGCAGCCGGCGCTGGTGAACAGCTCCCATGGCGGTTCGAACCTGTGGATGTCGTTCCTGTTGCTGCCCAACGACCGGGTGTTGCTGGTGATGGTGGCCTGGTCGCTGCTGTTCGAGTTGTGGTTCTACCTGATGTTCACGGTGTTCCTGTTCTTCA
Coding sequences:
- a CDS encoding ShlB/FhaC/HecB family hemolysin secretion/activation protein, giving the protein MGLLFGLSHLGPALADDLQPGQEALRLQQQQQRDLQQLQLEQRQRQMQRGSFSSTPAAPSQPVQTASDERCWPLSGTRIAGASLFDKTRLNDYIKPYIAPCMGVNQINQLLAAITRLYVEAGYIASRPYLASAPAAGHSLDILIEEGYVEAIELADQSLPVSLRGAFPGMLGKPLNLRDLEQGLDQLNRLRSLDLTADIAPGSQPGASRIILRSRSSAARWGLGLGVDNLGSASTGRDRQSINFNLDSPLQLNDALNLNYSDTLNHGPRYSRSSSLFYSVPYGYWTYSLFASHAEYRAPLKLARTTLYNSGRTDMVSGRADRVLWRGQSHQLSANLQLAYKDVDSYLQKAHLKIQSPTLTVAEAGLNLFWLNSAVWNLDASYAQGLTWFGADDDSQQVQRNLPQAQFRKYRAGLSQWRNGQLGTQRWQWQSQLSAQYSPDPLPAIEQLLGTDDSAVRGYRLNSASGAIGAVWRNTLRLPLNSELPVKITPRLGLDNGWIKAEQGAQSRHLSGASVGLNLSWKKLQLDLDYQRNLNTPVGFRTEPEVWLARFSLQI
- a CDS encoding deoxyguanosinetriphosphate triphosphohydrolase, with amino-acid sequence MDWQTLLNRERLAKPVHSPEELGRSPFHKDHDRIIFSGAFRRLGRKTQVHPVSSNDHIHTRLTHSLEVSCVGRSLGMRVGETLRGALPEWCEPSDLGMVVQSACLAHDIGNPPFGHSGEDAIRHWFQQAAGRGWLDAMSATERQDFLNFEGNAQGFRVLTQLEYHQFDGGTRLTYATLGTYLKYPWTARHADSLGYKKHKFGCYQSELPLLEQIAHKLGLPQLEEQRWARHPLVYLMEAADDICYALIDLEDGLEMDLLEYAEVESLLLGLVGDDLPETYRQLGPGDSRRRRLAILRGKAIEHLTNAAARAFVEQQDALLAGTLPGDLVEHMHGPAKRCVLNAKDMARKKIFQDKRKTLHEIGAYTTLEILLNSFCGAALEQHGGKSPSFKNRRILDLLGNNAPDPNWPLHQSFLRVIDFIAGMTDSYASEMAREMTGRSSPQ
- a CDS encoding EAL domain-containing protein translates to MIDGQPLACFQPFIDTATGRIAGVEALGRLRGHDGQLASVGPLFADPRTPATALRRLDRQIREDALHRLHQAPADWFLSLNISPRWISQLRPGQPLPSLEQLQRNQVDPQRIVFEITELDGDCERLAQVVARYRQAGARIAIDDFGAGYSQLDRVLALQPDILKLDMRLFQAAARGGPSSDVVRALAQMAEKTGCWIIAEGVETEAELHFALECGSRYIQGFLFAQARERFFASDAFVQPFARLRQAYVQGKLQERGRLMQLRQELAQWMSLLQDWAAAQAPLDLLPRVEAFPWLLRFYQCDRHGTQLTPNLEWRDGRWQADPSYVGHNWSWRPYFYHLLAEGWEERRLILSSTYRDATSNQYCLTAGQFFASGQRLLLIDIDAAGF
- a CDS encoding phage holin family protein, with product MAIDESSASGSGPSASSRRLGAAVLGLLHSHVELFGIELQEQKARTVSLLLFAGLALVFALLLLVGLSALVLILLWDSYRLAGIVGLCVFYALAAIFCGVRLKSAVFDESSPFHATLEELANDRERLLP
- a CDS encoding DUF883 family protein, with the protein product MASKTAKTAQEVLMADFQALVSDTERLLEHTATLAGDQADELREQIHESLLKARETLQLTEDSLRQRGQAAVTAAEDYVQTNPWQSVGIAAGVGFLIGLLATRR
- a CDS encoding ammonium transporter, whose translation is MENLQSAVDTLVHGSNTLFILIGAVMVLAMHAGFAFLEVGTVRQKNQVNALSKILSDFAVSTLAYFFIGYWISYGVSFLQPAAVLSSDHGYGLVKFFFLLTFAAAIPAIISGGIAERARFVPQLCATVLIVAFVYPFFEGVAWNGNLGLQAWLQAHFGAAFHDFAGSVVVHAMGGWLALAAVLLLGPRHGRYRDGKLVAFAPSSIPFLALGSWILIVGWFGFNVMSAQTLQGVSGLVAVNSLMAMVGGTVTALIVGRNDPGFLHNGPLAGLVAVCAGSDLMHPVGALFTGAIAGALFVWCFIAAQGKWKIDDVLGVWPLHGLCGVWGGIACGIFGQSALGGLGGVSLVSQLIGTGLGVLVALLGGFAVYGTIKAVCGLRLSQEQEYYGADLSLHKIGAVNQE
- a CDS encoding monovalent cation:proton antiporter family protein; translated protein: MFANLLIILASSLVVIALFRRLSLPPVLGYLSVGLMVGPTALDWVNDSEDLPDLAELGVVFLLFSLGLEFSLSKMLALRRVVFGLGSLQVLCTGLVLGALLALSGMPLSSALMLGTGLALSSTAIVSKELTSLGEIFSSHGQNAIGVLLFQDVVAVLLLTLVPVFAGNTDQAWYWALPMTLGKTVVLFVGLLLASRWLLPRLFHEVAASHSAELFVLLALVIVLLTAWLTHLLGLSPALGAFLAGMLLGESHYRHQIEADIRPFRDILLGLFFVSIGMLIDLQLFIDHSLLIIGLTLALLLIKGTVVAALLKLRGSDGETAWRSGLALAQGGEFCFALMAQMQLSQMIPSEISSLLLAATFCSMLLTPLLLRAAPMITARLHRKPNQAAQLEEISAQNAQLQGHVLICGYGRVGQSIGRFLRHEQLRYIALDDDPVRVQEASAAESCVHYGDCRRGDLLAAVGLERARLLVIAVDKTDIALTVLKAARRLDSSVPILVRTRDDSQLAELKAAGANEVVPELLESSLMLASHALIMLGLPEQQVQRTVDEVRHSRYQLLHGFYHGGQSDTQDNREPPAVQMHAVNLDADAHACNQPLQALALEGLGVDIRAVQRHGHDLPLGPTLRLQAGDRVLVSGPQNAIEACEARLQGG